A single window of Paenibacillus sp. FSL H8-0537 DNA harbors:
- a CDS encoding YolD-like family protein gives MSKKLEKNGLWESSRMMLPQHKEAYILHQQNLRKNSRPQLDDQETERLFRIIAESMLFRKKVTLVLFGEFDNLELTGVVTKIDQQQKNIRLAQGNDFVWINMNNMIDAMFY, from the coding sequence ATGAGCAAAAAACTTGAAAAGAACGGGCTCTGGGAATCTAGCCGCATGATGCTCCCACAGCACAAGGAAGCTTACATCCTACACCAGCAGAATTTGCGAAAGAACTCACGTCCACAATTGGATGATCAAGAAACAGAACGGCTATTCAGAATCATCGCTGAATCAATGCTGTTCAGGAAGAAGGTTACCTTGGTTTTATTCGGAGAATTTGATAATTTGGAATTAACAGGAGTAGTAACAAAAATTGATCAGCAGCAAAAAAATATAAGACTCGCTCAAGGCAATGATTTTGTTTGGATAAACATGAACAATATGATTGATGCTATGTTTTATTAG